The genomic interval agagaaagaaagaaaggaagaaagaaagagggaaagacagagagagagagagagagagagagagagacggtcgGACGGTGAAAGAGAGGGCGATAAAGAGAAGAAACGAAAGGTAGCCCAGTGGTAGAACAGGACACGAGGGAGGGTAAGGAAGGAGAGACAGGCACGCGAGGTAACCGCGTTAGATCTGCGAGCTGGGAGAGCTGCGTGATCCAAAATGGCGCTGAACCAGGACGTGGACCAGTTGTCGAAGAGCAATCTCGTCGTGAGGATGGATCAGAACTCGGAATCGGATCTGCAGGCGTTGTTCGACAGCGTCCTGAAGCCCGATCTGTCGAAGCGTCCGCTCCAAGTGCCGTTACGCATGCGCAATCTGCCGGATTCCTTCTTCAATCCGCCGTCGACGGGCAGCAAGAGCCCCTCGATCTCGCATTCCCGGGAGAATTCGGCGGATTCTGCTTTCGGCGCGGCCGCAGTCGCCGCGGTTGCGGGCGGGGGGGCCGGACCCGGGACCGGTGGAAACGCCGGCGGGACCGGCGCGCAGGGGACCGGCCCGGGCCCAGCCACCGGACAACCTGCCAGCGGGAACGGTGCCGCCACCGGGACGAATGCCGCAGGTGCGGCAGCGGCTGCGGTcgcggccgccgccgccgccggcctcACGGTCGCCCATCCTCGAGCCCACAGCAGCCCAGCATCTCTGCAGCAGACGTACGCGTCCGCTCAGCAGGCGCCGCAGCACGCGCCCCAACCGCACGCGCGTCACCACCATCATCAGAAGCAACGCAGCTACGACGTCATCAGCACGGTCGACGACCTGGGTCCCCTGCCGCACGGATGGGAACAGGCGCGCACCCCCGAGGGACAGATCTACTTCCTCAAGTGAGTACTACTCCGATTTTCTTTCCTTCT from Halictus rubicundus isolate RS-2024b chromosome 2, iyHalRubi1_principal, whole genome shotgun sequence carries:
- the Yki gene encoding transcriptional coactivator yki isoform X2, with translation MALNQDVDQLSKSNLVVRMDQNSESDLQALFDSVLKPDLSKRPLQVPLRMRNLPDSFFNPPSTGSKSPSISHSRENSADSAFGAAAVAAVAGGGAGPGTGGNAGGTGAQGTGPGPATGQPASGNGAATGTNAAGAAAAAVAAAAAAGLTVAHPRAHSSPASLQQTYASAQQAPQHAPQPHARHHHHQKQRSYDVISTVDDLGPLPHGWEQARTPEGQIYFLNHLTRTTTWEDPRKTAAAANVAAVAAAVDNGKSSSAATNSLGPLPDGWEQARTPEGEIYFINHQTRTTSWFDPRIPTHLQRAPTSGAMLPQNWLQQQPTGGGIQSNQTLQVCQQKLRLQSLQMERERLKQRQQEIMRQQELMLRQSTTDAAMDPFLSGINEQHARQESADSGLGLGSAYSLPHTPEDFLANIDDNMDGTSGEISSQMAAHPWRHQTFLL